Below is a window of Verrucomicrobiia bacterium DNA.
CAACGACACCACCAACGCCTTCAAGGCCTATCGCCGAACAGTCATTGACGGCTGCCGTCCGTTGCTCGCACCCCATTTCAATCTCACGGTTGAACTGCCGCTCAAGGCCATTGTGCGCGGGTTTAACTGGACTACTGTCCCCATCACCTGGAGAAACCGACGCACGGGCGCGCCCAAGCTCAAAATCAAAGAAATGGGCAGTCGGTACCTGTTTATCTGCCTGTACGTCTGGCTCGAAAAATATTTCAGCCGGGGCGATTACAAAAAGACAACGCCGGCTGCCGAAAACGAGCCGGAAGCGATGCCCCTCTCGCGAACGGTTGAGCCGCATTCTTCCATCGGGGGAGGCCCGGGGTAAGGGCTCGATTCAGTGGACGCGGCGGTTTGGCGGGTTGTGCCGCAACTCGACAATGGCATTCGAAGCGGCGGCGTCGCCCTGTTGGGCGGCGGCATACATGCGCTCGCTGATGACATTGCCTTCTTTGGTCGCAACGGCCCTCTGCTCTGGTGTGAGGTTCTGACTCATCAGATTAAACAAGAGCGTTTGGGCGCCGACGTAATCATTGGTGCGTCCGGCCTCCTGCACGGCATTCCACATCTGCTGCAAGTCTGGCGAGGTATTGAAGGATTGTTGCTCCGTCGGCGTGATGGCAGCACTCCGTTGTTTATTTCCGCACCCAGCCAACGGAGCAGCGAGGATCAGGGTGCCCAGCAGAAGCGCCCACCGGAAAAAGGATCGCATGTTAGGTGGTGGTGGTAGCTCCTTGAGGCCCGCTCAATGTCCATCGCCGCTAAATGGACTCCACCAAAGGTAAGTCTTGCCGCCTGGCCCTGGGCCTCGACCCGAAGGCGTACCCGCGTCATAAGCAAACTGCGGTTTCGTGATAAACAATACCGAACCGCCCACACAGACTATAATGCCGCCCTTTTTGCTGTGCAGAGCGCCAACGCCTTCAAGGGAGCCGGACGGGGTGATTGGATAATTGGCAGCGTCATTCCAATCAAAGGCTCCGGGATTCTCATATCCATTATTATTCTCGTCCGGTTCCCATTGCAAATAGCACATGGTATTCCAGGGGCTGGTGATTTTGCATGTGCCTGTTTTGTCCAGGGGTGAGCCGTAGCCGCACACCGCCCCATCCATCACATAAGTGGATAAGCGATTGTTTCGATGGTACTGAGACCCGGGCGGTGCAACGTAAGTTTGGCTCTTGATATCTACCGGGCACAGATAGCTTTTCGGATTTGGCATGTACTTGTACCACAAACCCGTGGCGTAGGCGGCGGGCTGGTCAAAC
It encodes the following:
- a CDS encoding DUF1559 domain-containing protein, translated to MKENHSSFPCSVRQVAFTLIELLVVIAIIAILAAMLLPVLAQAKDKAMRTTCINNQKQMTLALHMYADDYLDWMAPPNWDGGAAGSRQGWLYYVTNGGIPDPGIGGAYQFDQPAAYATGLWYKYMPNPKSYLCPVDIKSQTYVAPPGSQYHRNNRLSTYVMDGAVCGYGSPLDKTGTCKITSPWNTMCYLQWEPDENNNGYENPGAFDWNDAANYPITPSGSLEGVGALHSKKGGIIVCVGGSVLFITKPQFAYDAGTPSGRGPGPGGKTYLWWSPFSGDGH